A single window of Roseofilum reptotaenium CS-1145 DNA harbors:
- a CDS encoding TRAP transporter substrate-binding protein, with translation MKRRKLLAYTTTGAATTLALAACSAQTTTSQNTSTSSTNSALPNIRWKMATSWPTSLDTLYGSAKMVADKVESMTDGRFVIEVFAGGEIVPGLQVLDAVQAGTVECGHSASYYYIGKNPALVFGTTVPFGLNAQQQNAWLYYGGGQEMMNQLYADFNVIAFPAGNSGVQMGGWFKRQVNTVADLNGLKMRIPGFGGKVLASLGVNVQVLPGGEIFLALERGAIDAAEWVGPYDDEKLGLNKAAQYYYYPGWWEPGSTFELQVNVDQWNQLPKEYQDVLRSAAADANIHCLARYDTLNPQALKRLKDGGTQLQPFSPEILTACRQATQELLAQQASEEPSFKEIYDSWKQFQADIFSWHAVSELGYSSFAIGQS, from the coding sequence ATGAAACGCCGTAAATTGTTAGCCTATACCACAACAGGAGCAGCTACTACCTTAGCCCTAGCAGCCTGTAGTGCCCAAACCACCACTTCACAAAACACTAGCACCAGTTCCACCAATAGTGCCCTCCCTAATATCCGCTGGAAAATGGCCACCAGTTGGCCAACCTCCCTCGATACCCTCTATGGGTCAGCGAAAATGGTTGCCGATAAAGTCGAATCCATGACCGATGGGCGATTTGTTATCGAAGTCTTTGCTGGTGGAGAAATTGTTCCTGGACTACAAGTCTTGGATGCCGTGCAAGCGGGAACCGTTGAATGTGGCCATAGTGCCAGTTATTACTACATCGGTAAAAATCCCGCCCTCGTATTTGGAACCACCGTTCCCTTTGGCCTCAATGCCCAACAGCAAAATGCTTGGCTCTACTATGGTGGTGGCCAAGAAATGATGAATCAGCTCTATGCCGATTTTAATGTCATTGCCTTTCCTGCGGGCAATAGTGGCGTACAAATGGGTGGCTGGTTTAAGCGTCAGGTGAATACCGTCGCCGACTTAAACGGTTTGAAAATGAGAATCCCTGGATTTGGGGGTAAAGTCCTAGCCAGTTTAGGCGTTAATGTACAGGTATTACCTGGAGGAGAAATCTTCCTCGCTTTAGAGCGAGGGGCTATTGATGCAGCCGAATGGGTTGGCCCCTATGATGATGAAAAATTGGGCTTGAATAAGGCTGCCCAATATTATTATTATCCCGGTTGGTGGGAACCCGGCTCGACCTTTGAGTTACAGGTGAATGTAGACCAGTGGAATCAATTGCCCAAAGAATATCAGGATGTTCTTAGGAGTGCGGCGGCTGATGCCAATATTCATTGTTTAGCTCGCTATGATACACTCAATCCCCAAGCTCTCAAACGGCTTAAAGATGGGGGAACCCAATTACAGCCCTTCAGCCCAGAAATTTTAACCGCTTGTCGCCAAGCAACCCAGGAGTTACTAGCACAACAAGCCAGTGAAGAGCCTTCTTTTAAGGAAATTTATGACTCTTGGAAACAGTTCCAAGCAGATATTTTTAGTTGGCACGCAGTGAGTGAGTTAGGTTACTCGAGTTTTGCCATTGGTCAGTCCTAA
- a CDS encoding ROK family protein, protein MNQPTVIGIDIGGTGIKLGRFRKDGSCQNTLTIATPQPATPEAVLAALLSTLAELDPEQTALALGVGVPGPVDESGKISRVAINLCDWQDVTLALWLEGKTGKPTVLANDANCAGLGESWIGAGRNFQDLILLTLGTGVGGAIIINGKLFTGRHGAAGELGLITIDLYGHPCNSGNRGSLEQQVSIPAIRRQGHLDPQELGHLAESGNRQALDFWENYGHRLGAGIANLIYILTPEAIILGGGISQSAPYFLPATLAEIEQRVLPTSREGLQVLVAELGNQAGMVGAAKLAWQHYMSKD, encoded by the coding sequence ATGAACCAACCCACAGTCATCGGCATTGATATCGGCGGAACCGGCATAAAACTGGGCCGGTTTCGTAAAGATGGCAGTTGCCAAAACACCCTTACCATTGCTACCCCCCAACCCGCAACGCCAGAAGCCGTCCTTGCTGCCCTACTCTCAACTCTTGCCGAACTTGATCCAGAGCAAACCGCCTTAGCCCTGGGAGTTGGAGTCCCCGGTCCCGTAGACGAAAGTGGTAAAATTTCGCGGGTTGCCATAAACCTATGTGACTGGCAAGATGTAACTTTAGCCTTGTGGTTAGAAGGCAAAACGGGTAAACCCACTGTCCTCGCTAATGATGCAAACTGTGCTGGATTAGGTGAATCCTGGATTGGAGCCGGCCGCAACTTCCAAGACCTGATCCTGCTCACCCTCGGAACCGGAGTCGGTGGAGCTATCATCATAAATGGCAAGTTATTTACTGGTCGCCATGGTGCAGCCGGAGAACTCGGCCTGATCACCATCGACCTCTACGGTCATCCCTGCAACAGTGGCAACCGAGGCTCCCTAGAACAACAGGTTTCTATTCCTGCTATCCGCCGTCAAGGTCATCTCGACCCCCAAGAACTCGGCCACCTCGCAGAAAGTGGCAACCGACAAGCCTTAGATTTTTGGGAAAACTACGGTCATCGTTTAGGGGCAGGAATCGCCAATTTAATCTATATTTTAACCCCAGAAGCAATTATTCTTGGGGGTGGCATTAGTCAAAGCGCCCCTTACTTCCTCCCTGCTACCCTAGCAGAAATTGAACAGCGCGTTCTACCAACGTCTCGCGAAGGACTCCAGGTTTTAGTCGCTGAATTAGGTAATCAAGCGGGAATGGTGGGTGCAGCTAAACTAGCCTGGCAACATTATATGAGTAAGGACTAA
- a CDS encoding AMIN domain-containing protein, translated as MKKYQFGLSGALLGSAAVMVANASAWAAPTRITNVSLNPKNDGIEVILDTQEGDRPQIFAVPNGNEWVANISNMQLNIPSGEFMQANPAPGIAAVRINSIDGNSVRVTVTGNQGSLSGRISIQDGSNFILSLKQDDPKPTANTAPQPPAPQPVAQTPPQTTAQGAPNNGVPLPSLQNGIPSLPPGTGVAPPFRQRAIAPPLGEISVSTIDASGRTINLGSSENVPRLVLRDAPVRDVLALLARVAGMNLAFTDSAGSIPEGQAGASTAVAGSTISLDIENEPVQNVFNSVLQLSGLQANRVGRTIFVGTNLPLESSPVITRTLRLNQAEAEASATLLASQGADYQRVVTNTTRVVEGEGVDRRETEETTTSIENFTVQEANGPLLLRGLSIIADERLNSITLVGDPRKVEIATGLLSQQDLRRRQVSVNVKVIDINLNAEEFSNSSFSFGSGDSFFVVDGGQGIANFGRLRPPTADQARANQFGRPVVNNPLAGNTPFINPNGTQLVRDPATGQLVPSGQNRPGSVFSPGGSPTTPGVTGFDAAAPGIPGAAGRQVSPASGTPPLFYDRNGIPRSLNELTVGGGSFQPLVDQTNNLVTAPTAGTQAPRFFDNTGQPRLLSELQLGGGQIPALTTPNGSLISAGTGADPAPRFFDATGQPRLFNDLTIGGGQFQPLRSPDGNVVTAGVGAQFFLDSTGTPRLLSELNVPGVSNGPLQPLRDASGNLTLAGDQSPVFFDVNGVPRNFNQLTIGGGVFQPLLDPESDLVEVTQGASAPQFFDAAGTPRLLSQILDGTFQPLINGQDLVPATQAIAPQFFDANGVPRLLSQLVPGGGNIPALTNPTGELISAATGAALNGLPAIIGQAAQLTYQLPQVFQYPNQFLAQLEANIEEGTAKILTDPTLTIQEGETSTINLTDRIPVNVEQETTINANTTTTTVNTEFEDVGLLMPIVVDRIDDNGFITMTINPRISTPTGTFNIVIDGLQQQVALVSRRELSSGKIRLRDGQTLLIAGVIQDQERETVSKLPILGDLPIIGRMFRRTDNRSERAEVVIVVTPNIIQDVEDANWGYGYAPSPNVQQQLRNRGFRYPGR; from the coding sequence ATGAAAAAGTATCAATTTGGACTAAGTGGGGCGCTGCTCGGTAGTGCCGCCGTGATGGTAGCCAATGCTTCGGCTTGGGCGGCTCCGACCCGAATCACCAACGTCTCCCTAAACCCTAAGAATGACGGCATTGAAGTCATCCTAGATACTCAAGAAGGCGATCGCCCCCAAATATTTGCCGTGCCCAACGGCAACGAATGGGTTGCCAACATCTCCAACATGCAGCTCAACATTCCCAGCGGCGAATTCATGCAAGCCAACCCCGCTCCAGGCATTGCCGCCGTTCGTATCAACTCCATAGATGGCAACAGCGTTCGCGTTACCGTCACCGGCAACCAAGGCAGCCTCAGCGGCCGCATCAGTATCCAAGACGGCTCTAACTTCATTCTCTCCCTCAAGCAAGACGACCCTAAACCCACCGCCAACACTGCACCCCAACCCCCTGCCCCCCAGCCTGTGGCTCAAACTCCGCCCCAAACCACCGCTCAGGGCGCTCCCAACAACGGTGTACCGCTACCGAGCTTGCAAAACGGCATCCCCAGCCTACCCCCCGGAACCGGTGTCGCGCCTCCCTTCCGGCAAAGAGCGATCGCCCCACCGCTCGGTGAAATCTCCGTCTCCACCATCGACGCATCCGGCCGCACCATTAACCTCGGCTCCTCCGAAAACGTCCCCCGTCTCGTTCTCCGGGATGCCCCAGTGCGCGATGTTCTCGCCCTCCTTGCACGGGTAGCCGGTATGAACCTCGCCTTTACCGACAGTGCAGGATCTATTCCTGAAGGCCAAGCCGGAGCCTCTACTGCCGTTGCCGGGTCAACTATTTCTCTCGACATCGAAAATGAACCCGTGCAAAACGTCTTTAACAGCGTCCTGCAACTGAGCGGCTTGCAAGCCAACCGCGTTGGCCGCACCATCTTTGTCGGTACAAACCTGCCTCTCGAATCAAGTCCCGTCATCACCCGCACCCTCCGCCTCAACCAAGCTGAAGCTGAAGCCTCCGCCACCCTACTCGCTTCCCAAGGAGCCGACTATCAACGAGTCGTTACCAATACTACACGCGTAGTCGAAGGTGAAGGGGTAGACCGACGGGAAACAGAAGAAACAACGACTAGCATTGAAAACTTCACCGTCCAAGAAGCAAACGGTCCCCTCCTACTGCGCGGCCTATCCATCATTGCCGACGAGCGCCTCAACTCCATCACCCTCGTCGGGGACCCTCGCAAAGTAGAAATTGCCACCGGCTTGCTCTCTCAACAAGACCTACGCCGCCGTCAAGTATCGGTCAATGTCAAAGTCATTGACATTAACCTCAATGCTGAAGAATTTTCTAACAGTAGTTTTTCCTTTGGTTCCGGGGATTCCTTCTTCGTGGTCGATGGGGGGCAAGGCATCGCCAACTTTGGACGCTTAAGACCACCTACAGCCGATCAAGCCCGCGCTAATCAGTTTGGTCGTCCCGTTGTCAACAACCCCCTTGCTGGCAACACTCCCTTTATTAACCCCAATGGAACCCAACTGGTGCGCGACCCCGCCACTGGCCAACTGGTTCCCTCAGGGCAAAACCGACCGGGTTCTGTTTTCTCCCCTGGTGGCTCGCCCACAACTCCTGGAGTTACGGGATTTGACGCGGCTGCCCCCGGTATTCCTGGTGCTGCTGGTCGTCAGGTATCCCCTGCTTCGGGAACCCCACCTCTCTTCTATGACCGCAATGGTATTCCCCGCAGTTTGAACGAACTCACCGTTGGCGGCGGAAGCTTTCAACCCTTAGTCGATCAAACGAATAATCTGGTTACTGCTCCCACTGCTGGCACTCAAGCCCCTCGATTTTTTGATAATACTGGTCAACCTAGGCTGTTAAGCGAGCTGCAACTTGGTGGAGGGCAAATTCCAGCCCTCACCACTCCTAACGGTTCTCTCATTTCTGCTGGAACCGGAGCAGATCCCGCACCTCGGTTCTTTGATGCCACGGGTCAACCGAGACTCTTTAATGACCTGACCATTGGTGGAGGGCAATTTCAGCCCTTACGCAGTCCTGACGGAAATGTAGTCACGGCTGGTGTTGGGGCACAGTTCTTCTTAGATTCCACAGGTACACCTCGCCTGTTGAGTGAATTAAATGTCCCTGGTGTTTCCAATGGCCCCTTACAACCGTTGCGAGATGCTTCAGGTAACTTAACTCTAGCAGGAGACCAATCGCCAGTCTTTTTTGATGTGAATGGTGTTCCCAGGAACTTTAATCAACTGACAATTGGAGGAGGAGTCTTTCAACCTCTTCTCGATCCAGAAAGTGATTTAGTCGAAGTTACCCAAGGTGCATCTGCCCCTCAATTCTTTGATGCAGCAGGAACCCCCCGCTTATTAAGTCAAATTCTAGATGGTACATTTCAACCCCTCATTAATGGCCAAGATTTAGTCCCTGCGACTCAAGCCATTGCTCCTCAATTCTTTGATGCTAATGGCGTTCCCCGCTTATTGAGTCAACTTGTCCCAGGTGGCGGAAACATTCCTGCCTTAACTAACCCCACTGGAGAACTTATTTCTGCTGCTACAGGTGCTGCTCTTAATGGCTTACCTGCTATTATTGGCCAAGCCGCCCAACTCACCTACCAACTGCCGCAAGTTTTCCAATATCCCAACCAATTCCTAGCGCAACTGGAAGCAAATATTGAAGAAGGAACGGCTAAGATCCTTACTGACCCAACTCTTACCATTCAAGAAGGGGAAACTTCAACGATTAACCTCACAGACCGCATCCCTGTTAATGTGGAACAAGAAACGACTATTAATGCCAATACTACCACCACCACAGTTAACACTGAATTTGAAGATGTAGGTCTATTAATGCCAATTGTCGTAGATCGAATTGATGATAATGGCTTTATTACCATGACTATTAATCCTCGTATCTCTACCCCAACAGGTACCTTTAATATCGTTATAGATGGACTGCAACAACAGGTAGCATTGGTTTCGAGACGGGAGTTAAGTTCGGGTAAAATTCGCCTGCGTGATGGTCAAACGCTTTTGATTGCTGGAGTCATTCAAGACCAAGAACGGGAAACGGTTTCTAAACTACCCATTCTTGGAGATCTACCCATTATCGGCCGCATGTTCCGCCGAACTGACAACCGATCTGAGCGTGCAGAAGTGGTGATTGTGGTTACTCCCAACATCATCCAAGATGTAGAAGATGCAAACTGGGGATATGGCTACGCTCCTAGCCCCAACGTCCAGCAACAACTTCGTAACCGAGGCTTCCGCTATCCTGGCAGGTAA
- the proX gene encoding glycine betaine/L-proline ABC transporter substrate-binding protein ProX: MPGKSYRRLFSSSVLLAIAVGLMSCRSNLDLTQDTLVRSAHSSWVEESFQTEVVNIGLAELGYPIESPKTLDYPAIYLSLATQSLDYSVVSYDAGHESLFNQANGNNELEKVGKVIPPGSQGYHMDKKTADEYGISNLEQLKDPQIANLFDTDANGKANLVGCNPGWVCESVINHHLKVYGLEDTVEQEQGNYTSLLADTIDRYEQGKPIFYYAYNPHWIFAVLKPDREVMALEVPFTSLPEHMVGITETDTTFEGKNLGWPAVGQRFVVNRTFASRNSRAKRWFELVSIPVADMNEVSLQIKEGTDTPEDIRRLAQEWVSENQAQFDAWLAEAKEE, encoded by the coding sequence ATGCCTGGAAAATCATATCGTCGGTTGTTTTCGTCCAGTGTGTTGTTGGCGATCGCGGTGGGCTTGATGAGCTGTCGGTCTAATTTAGACTTAACTCAAGATACGCTAGTGCGTTCCGCCCATAGTAGTTGGGTTGAGGAGAGCTTTCAAACGGAAGTGGTTAATATTGGTTTAGCCGAATTGGGTTACCCCATTGAGAGTCCGAAAACGTTAGATTATCCAGCCATTTATCTATCTTTGGCGACTCAATCTCTCGATTATAGTGTGGTATCTTACGATGCGGGTCATGAATCTTTATTTAATCAGGCTAATGGCAATAATGAGTTAGAGAAAGTTGGCAAAGTAATACCGCCCGGTTCTCAAGGCTATCACATGGATAAAAAAACGGCTGATGAATATGGAATTTCTAATCTTGAACAGTTGAAAGATCCCCAAATTGCCAATCTCTTTGATACGGATGCCAATGGCAAAGCAAACTTAGTTGGATGTAATCCGGGTTGGGTTTGTGAATCGGTGATTAATCATCATCTCAAAGTTTATGGACTTGAGGATACGGTAGAACAAGAGCAGGGAAATTATACTTCCCTTTTGGCAGATACCATAGATCGTTACGAGCAAGGAAAGCCTATTTTCTATTACGCTTATAATCCACATTGGATATTTGCTGTTTTGAAACCTGATCGAGAGGTGATGGCTTTAGAAGTTCCTTTTACATCTTTACCTGAGCATATGGTAGGGATAACGGAAACGGATACGACGTTTGAGGGTAAAAATTTGGGATGGCCGGCTGTGGGACAACGTTTTGTGGTGAACCGAACGTTTGCATCCAGAAATTCGAGGGCTAAACGGTGGTTTGAATTGGTGAGTATTCCAGTAGCCGATATGAATGAAGTGAGCTTACAAATTAAAGAGGGAACTGATACTCCAGAGGATATTCGACGTTTGGCTCAGGAATGGGTGAGTGAGAATCAAGCACAGTTTGACGCTTGGTTGGCAGAAGCGAAAGAGGAATAG